GCGGTAGTAATCCGCCTCGCCGGGGGTGTCGATGCGGACGACCGCGTCGAACTCCACGACCTGCTTGCCCTCGGGCGACTGCTCGCTCGGGGTGGCCGTGACCTTCACGGTCTTCGGGGTCACACCCTCGTTGAGCTCCTCGAGACCCGAGATCGAGACGATCTCGGTGCCGTCGAGGCCGAGCGACTCCCAGCTCTCGCCCGCGGGGAACTGCAGTGGGACGACGCCCATGCCGATCAGGTTCGACCGGTGGATGCGCTCGAAGCTCTCGGTGATGACAGCCTTGACCCCCAGCAGGCTCGTGCCCTTGGCCGCCCAGTCACGCGACGATCCCGAGCCGTACTCCTTGCCGCCGAAGATGACGAGAGGTGTGCCCTGCTCCTGGTAGTTCATGCTCGCGTCGTAGATGTACGACTGCGGGCCGCCCGGCTGGGTGAAGTCGCGGGTGTATCCACCCTCGACGACCTGGCCGTCGTTGACCGCCGCCACCATGGCGTTCTTGAGGCGGATGTTCGCGAAGGTGCCGCGGATCATCACCTCGTGGTTGCCTCGGCGCGATCCGAAGGAGTTGAAGTCCTTGCGGTCGACGCCGTGCTCGGTGAGGTACTGCGCCGCCGGCGTGCCGGGCTTGATGTTTCCGGCCGGCGAGATGTGGTCGGTGGTGACCGAGTCGCCGAGCGTCGCCATCACGCGAGCACCCGAGATGTCGGCCACCGGGGTGAGCTCCATCGTCATGCCGTCGAAATAGGGTGCCTTGCGCACGTACGTCGAGTTCTCGTCCCACTGGAAGATGTCGTCGTCCGGAGTGGGCAGGCTGCGCCAGCGCTCGTCACCGTCGAAGACGGTCGCGTACTGCTTGATGAACTGCTCGCGGGAGATCGACGAGTCGACCAGCTCCTGGACCTCGGCCGGGGTGGGCCAGATGTCTTTCAGGAAGACGTCCTCACCGTCTGTTCCCTTGCCGAGTGCATCGTTCTCGAAGTCGAAGTGCATCGACCCTGCCAGTGCGTAGGCGATGACCAGCGGCGGGCTCGCGAGGTAGTTCATCTTCACATCGGGGCTGATGCGTCCCTCGAAGTTGCGGTTTCCGGAGAGGACCGCGGTGACGGCGAGGTCGTGCGAGTTGATGGCCTCGGAGACCTCTTCGATCAGCGGACCGGAGTTGCCGATGCAGATGGTGCAGCCGTAGCCGACGGTGTAGAACCCGAGGCCCTCGAGGTCTTTGTCCAGACCCGACTTCTCGTAGTAGTCCGTGACCACCTTGGAGCCCGGCCCGAGGGTCGTCTTGACCCACGGCTTCTGCTTCAGGCCCTTCTCGAGCGCCTTGCGGGCCACGAGCCCGGCGGCGATCATCACCGAGGGGTTCGACGTGTTGGTGCACGAGGTAATGGCCGCGAGAGTGACGGCGCCGTTGTCGAGGATGTATTTCTCCCCCGACGGCGTGGTCACCGGCACCGGCTTCGAGGCGTTCGCCGGGGCGCCGCTGTTGATGTGCACCGGACGGGTGGTCACCGGCTCCTCTTCGCCGGGCACGGAGCCCGGGTCGGATGCGGGGAACGAGTGCTTCGACTCGAGGTCGACGACGGAATCCGAGGTGGATGCCGACGCGTACGCCAGGATGTCCTGCTCGAACTGCGACTTCGCCTCGGACAGCAGGATGCGGTCCTGCGGGCGCTTCGGGCCCGCGATCGACGGCACCACGGTGCCGAGGTCGAGCTCGAGGTACTCGCTGAACGTCGGCTCGTGCGAGGCGTCGTGCCAGAGCTTCTGCTCCTTGGCGTACGACTCCACGAGTGCGACGGCCTCGTCGCTGCGCCCGGTGAGGCGCAGGTAGTCGAGCGTGACGTCGTCGATCGGGAAGATCGCGGCGGTGGAGCCGAACTCCGGGCTCATGTTTCCGATGGTCGCGCGGTTCGCGAGCGGCACGGACGCCACTCCCTCACCGTAGAACTCGACGAACTTGCCGACGACGCCGTGCTTGCGCAGCAGGTCGGTGATCGTGAGGACCACGTCGGTCGCCGTGACGCCCGCGGGGATCTCGCCCGAGAGCTTGAAGCCGACGACGCGCGGGATGAGCATGGACACGGGCTGACCCAGCATCGCGGCCTCGGCCTCGATGCCGCCGACGCCCCAGCCCAGCACGCCGAGGCCGTTCACCATGGTGGTGTGCGAGTCGGTGCCGACGCAGGTGTCGGGGTAGGCGCGCAGCACGCCGTCGACGTCGCGGTCGTAGATGACCTTCGCCAGGTGCTCGATGTTCACCTGGTGGACGATTCCGGTTCCGGGCGGGACGACCTTGAAGTCGCTGAACGCCGTCTGGCCCCAGCGCAGGAACTGGTACCGCTCGCCGTTGCGCTCGTATTCGATCTCGACGTTGCGCTCGAGAGCGTTCTCCGAACCGAAGAGGTCGGCGATCACCGAGTGGTCGATGACCATCTCGGCGGGCGACAGCGGGTTGATCTTGTTCGCGTCGCCGCCGAGCGCCGTCACGGCCTCGCGCATGGTGGCGAGGTCGACGATGCACGGCACACCGGTGAAGTCCTGCATGACCACACGGGCCGGCGTGAACTGGATCTCGGTGTTGGGCTCTGCCGCGGCGTCCCACGAACCCAGGGCTTCGATCTGCGCCTTCGTCACGTTCGCGCCGTCCTCGGTGCGAAGCAGGTTCTCGAGGAGGACCTTGAG
The sequence above is a segment of the Microbacterium sp. Root553 genome. Coding sequences within it:
- a CDS encoding aconitate hydratase, encoding MSTVNSFGAKSTLTVGSTDYEIFRIDTVPGFDKLPFSLKVLLENLLRTEDGANVTKAQIEALGSWDAAAEPNTEIQFTPARVVMQDFTGVPCIVDLATMREAVTALGGDANKINPLSPAEMVIDHSVIADLFGSENALERNVEIEYERNGERYQFLRWGQTAFSDFKVVPPGTGIVHQVNIEHLAKVIYDRDVDGVLRAYPDTCVGTDSHTTMVNGLGVLGWGVGGIEAEAAMLGQPVSMLIPRVVGFKLSGEIPAGVTATDVVLTITDLLRKHGVVGKFVEFYGEGVASVPLANRATIGNMSPEFGSTAAIFPIDDVTLDYLRLTGRSDEAVALVESYAKEQKLWHDASHEPTFSEYLELDLGTVVPSIAGPKRPQDRILLSEAKSQFEQDILAYASASTSDSVVDLESKHSFPASDPGSVPGEEEPVTTRPVHINSGAPANASKPVPVTTPSGEKYILDNGAVTLAAITSCTNTSNPSVMIAAGLVARKALEKGLKQKPWVKTTLGPGSKVVTDYYEKSGLDKDLEGLGFYTVGYGCTICIGNSGPLIEEVSEAINSHDLAVTAVLSGNRNFEGRISPDVKMNYLASPPLVIAYALAGSMHFDFENDALGKGTDGEDVFLKDIWPTPAEVQELVDSSISREQFIKQYATVFDGDERWRSLPTPDDDIFQWDENSTYVRKAPYFDGMTMELTPVADISGARVMATLGDSVTTDHISPAGNIKPGTPAAQYLTEHGVDRKDFNSFGSRRGNHEVMIRGTFANIRLKNAMVAAVNDGQVVEGGYTRDFTQPGGPQSYIYDASMNYQEQGTPLVIFGGKEYGSGSSRDWAAKGTSLLGVKAVITESFERIHRSNLIGMGVVPLQFPAGESWESLGLDGTEIVSISGLEELNEGVTPKTVKVTATPSEQSPEGKQVVEFDAVVRIDTPGEADYYRNGGILQYVLRSLV